Proteins from one Salmonella bongori NCTC 12419 genomic window:
- the clpP gene encoding ATP-dependent Clp endopeptidase proteolytic subunit ClpP — protein MSYSGERDNLAPHMALVPMVIEQTSRGERSFDIYSRLLKERVIFLTGQVEDHMANLIVAQMLFLEAENPEKDIYLYINSPGGVITAGMSIYDTMQFIKPDVSTICMGQAASMGAFLLTAGAKGKRFCLPNSRVMIHQPLGGYQGQATDIEIHAREILKVKGRMNELMAHHTGQSLEQIERDTERDRFLSAPEAVEYGLVDSILTHRN, from the coding sequence ATGTCATACAGCGGAGAACGAGATAATTTGGCCCCTCATATGGCGCTGGTGCCGATGGTCATTGAACAGACCTCACGCGGTGAGCGCTCTTTTGATATCTATTCTCGTCTACTAAAGGAACGTGTCATTTTTCTGACCGGCCAGGTCGAAGACCATATGGCTAACCTGATTGTGGCGCAGATGCTGTTCCTGGAAGCGGAAAACCCGGAAAAAGATATCTATCTGTACATTAATTCTCCTGGCGGCGTAATTACTGCGGGGATGTCCATTTATGACACCATGCAGTTTATTAAGCCAGATGTCAGCACCATTTGTATGGGACAGGCGGCCTCAATGGGGGCGTTTCTGCTGACTGCCGGGGCGAAAGGCAAACGTTTCTGCTTGCCTAACTCTCGCGTCATGATCCACCAGCCGCTGGGCGGTTACCAGGGCCAGGCGACGGATATTGAAATTCACGCCCGTGAAATTCTGAAAGTAAAAGGGCGTATGAATGAACTTATGGCGCACCATACGGGTCAATCTCTTGAGCAGATTGAACGTGATACCGAGCGCGATCGCTTCCTTTCCGCGCCTGAAGCGGTAGAGTACGGTTTGGTTGACTCAATTTTGACCCATCGTAATTGA